The region AAACAATTAGGTGTAAAAATGACACCAGAGTTAAAAACTCCAAGTGTAAAAATGCCTTTTAATAAAGATTACACACAAGAAGATTATGCACAACAAATGATAAATGAATATAAACAAGCAGGTGTAAAACCAAGTGATGTTTTTGTCCAATCTTTTAATATTAAGGATATTAAATACTGGATAAAAAATGAACCAAAATTTGGATTACAAGCAGTATATTTAGATGATGATGTTTATAACGAAAAAGATGGGATGCAAAAGCAGATTGCAAAGATGAAAGAGTTTTCAAAAATGGGTATAAAGTATATTGCACCACCTTTACAAATCTTAGTTACACTTGATAAAAATAAAAAAATAGTTCCATCAAAGTATGCCTTAGAGGCTCAAAAACAAAATATAGGAATTATAACTTGGAGTATAGAAAGATCAGGACCACTTAAAAACGGTGGAGGTTGGTATTATTCTTCAATCAAAGATGCAATTAATAATGATGGAGATATGTATGAATTGATTGATGTTTTAGCTCAAAAAGTAAAAGTAAAAGCTATTTTCTCCGATTGGCCTGCAACTATTACTTACTATGCCAATTGTAAAGGTCTTTAAAAAGCATTTAAATATAAATGTAAATAATCATGTATAAAAAAGATATTTCTCTTTTTTATACATAACTGCAAATTTAATCACTATTCTCTTATCTATAATCTAAAATTATGAAAATATTATAAATAATAGTTATATTAAGAATAGATTTAACTAATCTATATTATTATAATGATAATAATAATCATAATAGGAGAAGCGATGGATTTAAGAAAGTTTGTTTTTTTATCTCTTAGTAGTTCTATCTTTTTATACTCCCAAGATGTAAATAGATTAGATGAGTTAATAATTACAGCTACTAAGACTGAAAATAGTTTAAAAAGTTTAACTTCAACGGTACAGATTGTTGAAGATATAGATATAGAAAATAGTGGAGCTTCAAATATATCAGAAATTTTGTCTTCAACTGCTGGAATATATTTGTCCCCCTCTGGAAATAGATTTAGTATAAGAGGGATGAATCATTCAGACACTCTTATCCTTATAGATGGAAAGCGGGTTAATGGAGAGTTTTCTAAAATATTTGAACTTGAAAGAATCCCTGCAGATATGGTTAAAAGAATAGAGATTCTAAAAGGTAATTCAAGCTTATTATATGGAAGCGATGCAATGGGAGGTGTAGTTAATATTATAACAAAAAAATCTTCTAAAGATTTATCTGGAAGTATTCAATTTCTAGCTTCCCAACAGAAAAAAGCTACAGATTTTTTTGTATCAAATAAGATAGGAGATACATCTTTTACTTTTTATTCAAATTACTTAGATAGAAGAGGGTATTCTGAAAGAAAATTGGCAAATATTAAGTTGATGCATTCAGGTAGTGCAAAATCTCCGTCAGATAAAACTTTACCAAAATCTGGTGCATACAAGGCTATGTCTAATAGTTTAAGTGATAATTATATTATTGACAATGATTATTTATCTGATTTAGAACTTAAAAATATAGGTGGTAGCGTATCTTATGATTTTAATGATGATATAAAACTATCTTTTGACTTCTCTCATCTAGATGAAACAAAAGAGAATAGTTATGTTAGTGATAGTTATCCATCAGCTTATTTAACTCCTAAAAATACATATATAATGGCAAGAAATATCCCTGCTAAACAATATAATGATAATGAAAGATTAAATTTAGCAGCATCTTTAGATTACAATATTTCAAATCAGATGAATTTAAAATATAATATCGCTTATTCAAAATATGAAAAGGATAGAAAAACTTATACCCCTTTGTATAAAGGACTTGGTTACACCTCAATAGGAAGTTCTGCTTTTAGTGTAAATCAATCTGTTTTAAAATATTTAAATAATGATATTTTATTTACCCATACTCTAAATAAATATAATAGGTATATTCTTGGAGCAGAACATAGAATTAACGATACTGATTCAACTGCTTTTAATGTAAACAATAGAACATATACTTCATATTTT is a window of Halarcobacter sp. DNA encoding:
- a CDS encoding TonB-dependent receptor; this encodes MDLRKFVFLSLSSSIFLYSQDVNRLDELIITATKTENSLKSLTSTVQIVEDIDIENSGASNISEILSSTAGIYLSPSGNRFSIRGMNHSDTLILIDGKRVNGEFSKIFELERIPADMVKRIEILKGNSSLLYGSDAMGGVVNIITKKSSKDLSGSIQFLASQQKKATDFFVSNKIGDTSFTFYSNYLDRRGYSERKLANIKLMHSGSAKSPSDKTLPKSGAYKAMSNSLSDNYIIDNDYLSDLELKNIGGSVSYDFNDDIKLSFDFSHLDETKENSYVSDSYPSAYLTPKNTYIMARNIPAKQYNDNERLNLAASLDYNISNQMNLKYNIAYSKYEKDRKTYTPLYKGLGYTSIGSSAFSVNQSVLKYLNNDILFTHTLNKYNRYILGAEHRINDTDSTAFNVNNRTYTSYFAQHEYTVLEDLKFIYGARYDKTSIDENEISLSFGTIYKINDNLSIRGNYSEGFRSPDDRELYVDQTTPTGKRKLGASVVETTYKKLSNELKSEKSKTFELGLIGNYDIFDFELTAYKTDVDDRISEVSYGNYSTFENISDSEIKGFESSISFSLIEKFFVKLNFTYTDGNNETENINLIEIPEKTADFVLSYYPTENIELKSITKYVGSQYSDEYEKLGGYTITNLKANITDIVENTDFFVGVDNIFNKQMDEYLGYIPQSSIYAGIKYRF